GTTTTTAACAGAGATGAAGTTCTGTAATGAAGGTCAATGACTATTTAAAGGATGCATTTATCCACTGATATATCCATCTCTTTATCTGAATAAGCACATAATGATAAGCATTTAGCATTTATTGTACCGAATTTCACAATTTTTAGCACTCATGGTTTGATAATTAGCATttagaagttttaatattttacattaagCATCAAATAATTAGCATTTTGGTGATTAAGCTATGGAACGCCGGTGcgtcatgctaattgccaaatgctaaatgaaaaaaaaaaccaaatgccaattacttaatgctaaatgctacataccaaatgctatgtgtaatatattttatgctaaatgcCAGATGACAAATGCTAATCGTCAAATTGCTAAATGGtaaatgctaatcgtcaaatTCTTTCACTTAATGATCTCTATCTTTAAACtaacaaatgtttctttgaatcATGGAAAAACATATAATGTTCTATCAGTCTGATTTGAAGCAGTGTCATGTTCTACCAGTCATACGAACATTGGACTGAAAATGTGTAGGAAAACGTTTTCAAGAGGAACAAAGTTGTGTaagcaaatgtacataacaattAGCGGATAATTACTCTAACAACCCAGCCAGGATAAAAAAGAATTAGAGAAAAACAATAAAGCAATTAAATTCGACCGTGACCCGCATTTCATTAGCTGCCGTCCTGGAAATGTTAAGTCGACTTCCAAATGCCTCCGTCACATTTCTGTTCGAAATATAAGTACACCATATAATAAACTACATAAAGAATGTAAAATAAGTTATAATGCTTTTTTCACTATTCTAGTATGTGAGCCCTTTTCAAGAACCCTATCTAATATTTTCAACTGTATCCCAAAGATTGTGAAGGATTCGGTTCTACTTGCCCTTGTTTCATTCCAAGAACTTGCCTCAGGTAAAACCGGAATTGCTTCGCTGATGACGATTTTAGGTACAGAAAGAAATTGATCGCAAAATTGAACTggtagaagaaaaagaaaaaagcccTCGTCCATTTCAGTCTGATTTTGGTAACCATGAAATCTACGTAACCGGCGTTTCCAGTAAGAACGGCCATACTTCCGTTCCAGATAAGTTCGGTCGTCTGCACAACTCCCAATGGTAACACAAGAAGTACGTATCGGGTAGATACAAGCAAGAGTAATCTTGTTGTTTTATCGTCTGCTCCCGACATAATGGATTGCGTTAACTGGTCCCGACGCCGACGGTTCAAACGCATTTCATGGATAATTACGAGGTTTACGCAAGTTATCAAAGTCGTTGGTAGCCATGTATTGAGAGCTACGtacagatatattatttctttgaaGATTTTTCGCCTGGTTTTGCAAGCTTTATAGCCATACACGGAATCTCCCTCGAATCCAGAAACCGCAATTTTATGAAGGGAGATAAGCGCAACAAGGACCGAAACAACTGTGAcagttatatatgtatttttcaaagaCGGTTTATACTTCAAAGGGAATTTGAACATAATAAACCGCTCCACGGTGAAAGCAACTAATATCCAAACGGAGAGAATATTAAATAGTTCCACAACAACACCATGCAGCGTACATAACGCTTCACTTTCTTGGAAAGTCCTGTTTATATCTTGCGAGCTACTCCCTCGCATTATTCCGACCATGAAATTAAAAACGAGGGTGCATGTATCATAGATGGCTAGAACTGACAAGTATACGTTCTGTGCATTTGATCTCATCTGCCGCTGCGTTAGCACAATAAAGGACAAAATATTGCCCATTACGCCCACCAACACAATCAGTGAAGTACCGTAAGAGAGCAAGAAACGGACTAGATCCACAAACGGAAGAATCTCTTCCCAAAATGACCGAAGTTCGCACGGCCATATAGCCACAACCTCCTCCGTTATATTTTGTCCAGCTAAATCTTCAATGACGTCATAGCTAACAGAACAATCGGAAGCATTCTCGGACGGCGCGGCCATACTTTACAAAACGTAGCCGAAGAGCGCACACTACAATCATAAGCTTCCAGAGTCAAGACGCAGAAATATAACTCTGAGAAATTCCACGTATTATATATCAGCCTACAGTCGTTTAATTAGCAGATGAAACAGAACTATGTTTTCTTTTGATTGGCAACCTCTATAGATCTCTTAGCTGGTAAATGTGTTCGCCTGACCTTAAATATGAAAGTCTGGGAATACAATCAGAACCATTTCTTCCATTGTaacggaaatagaaaaaatgtACTTGCATTTTAAACTGGCCATAACACTAATGGGTACATTGATACAGCAGGTAAATTTCCCTCTTGTCACGCATACGTATACATGGGGGATATTTGTTTGATTTCAGTATAAGATCGAAATATTGTGGTAGCAGATTAAGGTTGCGTGAGCGTGCGCGCGGTTAGTATTGAacatttcgttgtgtcgtccTGGCGCGCGAGCCAACGCGCAATaacgaaattttgaaaagctTTGTGTATCTATTTGTCGCGCGCGCCAACAAGACGACGAAATTAACAACACAACATAAAGAGACTTAGAACACACAGTAAGAACGAAACATTTTCTTCCATGCTGGCGACAAGCACCAACAACAGTTGCTTGTCGGCGCGTGCACGCACGCCAAGACCAAGAGAAATATACTATTTCTTCTTGTGCTTGTTCGTTCGCACCATTTACAAATATTTCGTTTTGACATGATAGCATGAGCGACAAGACGAAATACTATGATTCGTTGTCTCGCGTAGTCGCGTGCGCCATGACGACACATCCAAATGTGCTACATATAGCAGCAGGCACACCATCGCGACATAACGAaaagtttcattttatctttGGGATTTGTTAATGGCGAGCACACCAACGTGAAATAAAATGCTTCGTTCTGTCGCGCtctataattcattttgtaaacattcaTTTCTAATAGGGATCAGACTcaatgtaatgggtctttttgctcatgaaataaatctttaacagactatactaaaaatgaaaaatgtcataaattttcACATAAATGTGATTGACCAACTTTAAAGCCAGCTTGGCAGACAATGGTCCCTGTGCGTCCGACTATTTAAAACTTAGATCTGTTTAGTTTACCGTGAATTTGGATACTGAGACCGTTGTACGTATCAGAATTCAGAAAGTAACATAATTGTTTACAAGAAATATGCATTATCTTTGTGAAGCGTATATACTCGGCACGAACTCAATGCAAATACAGCTTTAAGAGTTTGATGCTGGAAGCCTCCCAGCTAGCACCCCGACGTTGGGTCAGCTGTCTTAgctatttatcttttatttttctttattttgcagaCCATTATCTTCTAAGTCAGCAATAATTATATTGATcagttttaaatgtaaatatatgcaCGTATCAACGCACATGGTAATGGATATGAAATGAACATTAGATCTACGTCAGTTAGGCAAAACGTGGGcggttgaaaaaaatattgaagccACTTAAGGcagaatattgaaaaaaaagtatatatatatatccttacCATTTCAACAAGACGTGCGAAATGCCCCACCCTTCGTTTAAAAAACAATATCCTTATGTTAAGTTAATTCAATTATCACCCTAAAAActtatttttcaatacatttaattttatcacacatttttgaagttttcttttctttttttgtaggAAAATCAAAGGGAGAATTTTGCGCCTTTGACAGATTGAGCAAACGAATTTTTTTCTGGGTCGGAATTGGAGTGGTTGGGGCGGGATTGTTCTATATCTGTTCTGATGGAAGTCAGTGAACGATAACTGATTATCTGATCTCGATGAATTTCCTGTCTTAGACTATTTCCTGCAATATCGAGAGGAAATACATTAATGATGAAATCAAAAGATTCATTAAGTACTTAAGAGACTTCTTACATTGGTACAACGTGTCTTACTTAATTAATGGGCACTTTATATTTTACAACGATACCTAGCTGGGATCTACAGATATTTTCACCACACAATGGTACTCCTATCCAGATACACATCTGGGTTCAAATGACAGGTCAGCTTCATTAAATGTCCCTGAAAGAGCTTCCTTGCGTGCGTGTCACTTCCTAATAATAtctgaattttcttttaaaggttCACGTAAAGgtttaaatgtttacatttttcatcaGTATAGAAGTGAAGTAAGCGAAGTTTGTATGTATTTGTTGGTTGTAgattatatttgtcaaaattgGTCT
The genomic region above belongs to Mercenaria mercenaria strain notata chromosome 12, MADL_Memer_1, whole genome shotgun sequence and contains:
- the LOC123533483 gene encoding FMRFamide peptide receptor frpr-18-like, encoding MAAPSENASDCSVSYDVIEDLAGQNITEEVVAIWPCELRSFWEEILPFVDLVRFLLSYGTSLIVLVGVMGNILSFIVLTQRQMRSNAQNVYLSVLAIYDTCTLVFNFMVGIMRGSSSQDINRTFQESEALCTLHGVVVELFNILSVWILVAFTVERFIMFKFPLKYKPSLKNTYITVTVVSVLVALISLHKIAVSGFEGDSVYGYKACKTRRKIFKEIIYLYVALNTWLPTTLITCVNLVIIHEMRLNRRRRDQLTQSIMSGADDKTTRLLLLVSTRYVLLVLPLGVVQTTELIWNGSMAVLTGNAGYVDFMVTKIRLKWTRAFFFFFYQFNFAINFFLYLKSSSAKQFRFYLRQVLGMKQGQSLTFITELHLC